In Luteimonas sp. MC1750, the following proteins share a genomic window:
- a CDS encoding riboflavin synthase, translated as MFTGIIEAVGRLAGREARGGDARLRIHVGTLPFADAKLGESVAVNGVCLTVVAFDATHFEADASNETLALTTLGGLAEGAALNLERAMLPTDRLGGHLVSGHVDGAGRVLDVREDARAQRWRFAMPSALAKYVAQKGSICVDGVSLTVNAAEAGAFEVALVPHTVAHTAFSATRVGDPVNLEVDLIARYLERLQSAP; from the coding sequence ATGTTCACCGGAATCATCGAAGCCGTCGGCCGCCTGGCCGGCCGCGAGGCGCGCGGCGGCGATGCCCGCCTGCGGATCCACGTCGGCACGCTGCCCTTCGCGGACGCGAAGCTGGGCGAGAGCGTCGCGGTCAATGGCGTCTGCCTGACCGTGGTCGCCTTCGACGCGACGCACTTCGAGGCCGACGCCTCCAACGAGACGCTCGCGCTGACCACTCTCGGCGGACTGGCGGAGGGCGCGGCGCTCAACCTGGAGCGCGCCATGCTGCCCACCGACCGCCTCGGCGGCCACCTGGTCAGCGGCCACGTCGACGGCGCGGGTCGCGTGCTCGACGTGCGCGAGGACGCGCGCGCGCAGCGCTGGCGCTTCGCCATGCCGTCGGCGCTGGCGAAGTACGTCGCGCAGAAGGGCTCGATCTGCGTGGATGGCGTCAGCCTGACCGTCAATGCCGCCGAAGCCGGGGCCTTCGAGGTCGCGCTGGTACCGCATACGGTGGCCCACACCGCGTTCTCCGCGACGCGCGTGGGTGACCCGGTCAACCTCGAGGTCGACCTGATCGCACGCTATCTCGAACGCCTGCAAAGCGCCCCGTGA
- the ribD gene encoding bifunctional diaminohydroxyphosphoribosylaminopyrimidine deaminase/5-amino-6-(5-phosphoribosylamino)uracil reductase RibD: protein MHGYSETDHVMMARALRLAERGAWTTRPNPMVGCVLAHGDAVVGEGWHERQGGPHAEVFALEAAGERARGATAYVTLEPCAHTGHTGPCADALVAAGVSRVVSAMRDPFPQVDGSGFERLRTAGIEVSHGLMEAAAKALNRGYLSRVVRGRPWLRVKLAMSLDGHTALASGESKWISGEASRRDVMRWRARAGALLTGSGTVMADDPQLTVRLDDDAEFVPPLRVVLDPGLATVARGRVREGDAPTLYVHAANAKPPRDFSSDRVAVPALGNALDLAAVLRVLADRGINEVQVEAGATLAGAFMQAGLVDEVLLYMAPVLLGAQARPLFAGLDIHDMTQRMALRIEDIVSVGDDLRLRLVPAQPAGDAGAAG, encoded by the coding sequence ATGCACGGCTACTCCGAAACCGACCACGTGATGATGGCGCGCGCACTCCGCCTGGCCGAGCGCGGCGCCTGGACGACGCGGCCCAATCCGATGGTGGGCTGCGTCCTGGCCCACGGCGACGCGGTCGTCGGCGAAGGCTGGCACGAGCGCCAGGGCGGGCCGCACGCCGAGGTGTTCGCGCTGGAGGCCGCCGGCGAACGCGCGCGCGGCGCGACCGCCTACGTCACCCTCGAGCCCTGCGCGCACACCGGGCACACCGGACCCTGCGCGGACGCGCTGGTTGCCGCGGGCGTGTCGCGGGTGGTCTCGGCGATGCGCGATCCCTTCCCGCAGGTCGACGGCAGCGGCTTCGAGCGCCTGCGCACGGCCGGTATCGAGGTCTCGCACGGGCTGATGGAAGCCGCCGCGAAGGCGCTCAATCGCGGCTACCTGTCGCGCGTGGTGCGCGGCCGGCCGTGGCTGCGGGTCAAGCTGGCGATGAGTCTCGACGGGCACACGGCGCTGGCCAGCGGCGAATCGAAATGGATCAGCGGAGAAGCCTCGCGCCGTGACGTGATGCGCTGGCGCGCCCGCGCCGGCGCGCTCCTGACCGGCTCGGGCACGGTGATGGCCGACGATCCCCAGTTGACCGTGCGCCTGGACGACGACGCGGAGTTCGTGCCGCCGCTGCGGGTGGTGCTCGATCCGGGCCTCGCCACGGTGGCGCGCGGACGCGTCCGCGAGGGCGACGCCCCCACGCTCTACGTGCACGCGGCCAATGCCAAGCCGCCGCGCGATTTTTCCAGCGACCGGGTCGCCGTGCCGGCGCTCGGCAATGCGCTCGACCTCGCCGCGGTGCTGCGCGTGCTCGCCGATCGCGGCATCAACGAGGTCCAGGTGGAGGCGGGTGCCACGCTGGCCGGCGCCTTCATGCAGGCCGGGCTGGTCGACGAGGTGCTGCTGTACATGGCGCCGGTGCTGCTGGGCGCGCAGGCGCGGCCGCTGTTCGCCGGACTCGACATCCACGACATGACCCAGCGCATGGCGCTGCGGATCGAAGACATCGTCAGCGTCGGCGACGACCTGCGCCTGCGCCTGGTCCCGGCGCAGCCGGCGGGCGATGCCGGCGCGGCAGGATAG
- a CDS encoding DUF4272 domain-containing protein encodes MPWSPSSRLPARAGSASAVQGRGEPGRDRRPQAAEVLRRALALFAVAARAAMEADAARADAADWQARMLAWLARTGLDAELENGERALLQAPPGSLGEAAVLDAGWRAEGVYALAWALGVHPPLPHDRLADPNDLAGPLGFLDTRALEALEAASLRPEHEIDSFLARQLAVHWRLREYALRPGPMDFAAVVATGGWARLDIDAAALIDRDLAIDGDPIDRAASDAISRCTSIASERHRAASWLAGADPLYSNVETIT; translated from the coding sequence GTGCCGTGGTCGCCTTCGAGCCGCCTTCCGGCAAGGGCCGGAAGCGCTAGCGCGGTGCAGGGCAGGGGCGAGCCAGGGCGCGATCGCAGGCCGCAGGCGGCCGAGGTGCTGCGCCGTGCGCTGGCGCTGTTCGCCGTGGCCGCGCGGGCCGCGATGGAGGCCGACGCCGCGCGCGCCGACGCCGCCGACTGGCAGGCGCGGATGCTGGCGTGGCTGGCGCGCACCGGACTCGATGCCGAGCTCGAAAACGGTGAACGCGCCCTGCTGCAGGCGCCGCCCGGAAGCCTGGGCGAGGCCGCAGTGCTCGACGCCGGCTGGCGCGCCGAGGGCGTCTACGCGCTGGCCTGGGCACTGGGCGTCCACCCGCCGCTGCCCCACGACCGGCTCGCCGACCCCAACGACCTCGCGGGTCCGCTCGGTTTCCTGGACACGCGCGCGCTCGAGGCCCTCGAGGCGGCCAGCCTGCGCCCCGAGCACGAGATCGACAGCTTCCTGGCGCGCCAGCTCGCGGTGCACTGGCGCCTGCGCGAGTACGCGCTGCGCCCGGGCCCGATGGACTTCGCAGCCGTGGTCGCCACCGGCGGCTGGGCGCGGCTGGACATCGATGCCGCGGCGCTGATCGACCGCGACCTCGCGATCGATGGCGACCCCATCGACCGCGCTGCCTCCGACGCGATCAGCCGCTGCACCAGCATCGCCAGCGAGCGCCATCGCGCCGCCAGCTGGCTGGCGGGCGCCGACCCCCTCTACTCGAACGTGGAAACGATCACCTGA
- the nrdR gene encoding transcriptional regulator NrdR, with product MHCPFCQHVDTRVIDSRVSDDGATIRRRRECEACGERFSTLETIELKLPAIIKSDGRREHFDARKLRQSFDRALHKRPVSEEQIEAAVRAVIHQLRMTTERELASRRVGEFVMAELRKLDHVAYVRFASVYRSFQDVADFREELDRLERDLPEDGQLPLLGVGAVVAFEPPSGKGRKR from the coding sequence ATGCACTGCCCCTTCTGCCAGCACGTCGACACCCGGGTCATCGATTCGCGCGTGAGCGACGACGGCGCCACCATCCGGCGCCGGCGCGAGTGCGAAGCCTGCGGGGAGCGCTTCTCGACGCTGGAAACCATCGAGCTGAAGCTGCCGGCGATCATCAAGTCGGACGGCCGCCGCGAGCACTTCGACGCCCGCAAGCTGCGCCAGAGCTTCGACCGTGCGCTGCACAAGCGTCCGGTCTCGGAGGAGCAGATCGAAGCCGCGGTGCGCGCGGTGATCCACCAGCTGCGCATGACCACCGAACGCGAGCTGGCTTCGCGGCGCGTGGGCGAGTTCGTGATGGCCGAGCTGCGCAAGCTCGACCACGTGGCCTATGTGCGCTTCGCATCGGTCTATCGCTCCTTCCAGGACGTGGCCGACTTCCGCGAGGAGCTCGACCGGCTGGAGCGCGACCTGCCCGAGGACGGCCAGCTGCCGCTGCTCGGCGTGGGTGCCGTGGTCGCCTTCGAGCCGCCTTCCGGCAAGGGCCGGAAGCGCTAG
- a CDS encoding TonB family protein → MGPRRRFAAVAMAVSVVLVAGCAAGGGATPRVVASGMARAPLASNDGARFEVRYQASTGQCSAGALQLVARDELRGLDAEWDETGDGCSPARKLEVPASADYPALLQARGVSGGAQVLVRIDREGRVHDARAVCASDERFAAAAEATARAIAYAPATCAGEPRRAAFLLPFNYDI, encoded by the coding sequence ATGGGCCCGCGCCGGCGGTTCGCGGCGGTGGCGATGGCCGTTTCGGTGGTCCTCGTCGCCGGATGCGCGGCCGGCGGTGGCGCGACGCCTCGCGTGGTCGCCAGCGGGATGGCGCGCGCGCCGCTGGCAAGCAACGACGGTGCACGCTTCGAGGTGCGCTACCAGGCATCGACCGGCCAGTGCTCGGCGGGCGCACTCCAGCTCGTCGCGCGCGACGAACTGCGCGGCCTGGACGCGGAGTGGGACGAGACCGGCGACGGCTGCAGCCCCGCGCGCAAGCTGGAGGTGCCCGCCAGTGCGGATTACCCGGCCCTGCTCCAGGCCCGTGGCGTCAGCGGCGGCGCGCAGGTGCTGGTGCGCATCGACCGCGAAGGGCGGGTGCACGACGCGCGCGCGGTCTGTGCCAGCGACGAGCGCTTCGCCGCCGCCGCCGAAGCCACCGCGCGCGCGATCGCCTACGCGCCGGCCACCTGCGCCGGCGAACCCAGGCGCGCCGCCTTCCTGCTGCCGTTCAACTACGACATCTGA
- the glyA gene encoding serine hydroxymethyltransferase has product MFPRDARIEAYDPELAAAIAAETRRQEDHVELIASENYASPCVMEAQGSQLTNKYAEGYPGKRYYGGCEHVDVAEQLALDRVKQLFGADYANVQPHSGSQANQAVYLALLQPGDTILGMSLAHGGHLTHGAKVNISGKLFNAIQYGVDARGLIDYDEVERLAVEHRPKMLVGGFSAYSQEIDWARFRAIADKVGAILFVDMAHVAGLVAAGVYPNPVPHAHVVTSTTHKTLRGPRGGIIVASRAAMGERADDMVKKLQSIVFPGIQGGPLMHVIAAKAVAFKEALEPEFKAYQQQVVKNAQAMARVIIDRGYKIVSGGTKNHLMLVDMIGKDVTGKAAEEALGRANITVNKNAVPNDPQKPFVTSGLRLGTPAVTTRGYTEADCIELAGWICDVLDAPADEAVIAAVRDKVVAQCRRLPVYG; this is encoded by the coding sequence ATGTTTCCGCGCGACGCACGCATCGAAGCCTATGACCCCGAACTGGCCGCGGCGATCGCCGCCGAAACCCGGCGCCAGGAAGACCACGTCGAGCTGATCGCCAGCGAGAACTACGCCAGCCCCTGCGTCATGGAGGCGCAGGGCAGCCAGCTGACCAACAAGTACGCCGAGGGCTATCCCGGAAAGCGCTATTACGGCGGCTGCGAGCACGTCGACGTCGCCGAGCAGCTGGCGCTGGACCGCGTGAAGCAGCTGTTCGGCGCCGATTACGCGAACGTCCAGCCGCATTCCGGCTCGCAGGCCAACCAGGCCGTGTACCTGGCCCTGCTGCAGCCCGGCGACACGATCCTCGGCATGTCGCTGGCACATGGCGGCCACCTGACCCACGGCGCCAAGGTCAACATCAGCGGCAAGCTGTTCAACGCCATCCAGTACGGCGTCGACGCTCGGGGCCTGATCGATTACGACGAGGTCGAACGTCTTGCCGTCGAGCACCGGCCGAAGATGCTGGTCGGCGGGTTCAGCGCCTATTCGCAGGAAATCGACTGGGCGCGCTTCCGCGCCATCGCCGACAAGGTCGGCGCGATCCTGTTCGTCGACATGGCCCACGTCGCCGGCCTGGTGGCCGCGGGCGTGTACCCGAACCCGGTGCCGCATGCGCACGTGGTGACCTCGACCACCCACAAGACCCTGCGCGGGCCGCGCGGCGGCATCATCGTCGCCAGCCGCGCCGCGATGGGCGAGCGCGCCGACGACATGGTCAAGAAGCTGCAGTCGATCGTGTTCCCCGGCATCCAGGGCGGCCCGCTGATGCACGTCATCGCGGCCAAGGCCGTGGCCTTCAAGGAAGCGCTGGAGCCGGAGTTCAAGGCCTACCAGCAGCAGGTGGTGAAGAACGCGCAGGCGATGGCCAGGGTGATCATCGACCGCGGCTACAAGATCGTTTCCGGCGGCACGAAGAACCACCTGATGCTGGTCGACATGATCGGCAAGGACGTCACCGGAAAGGCCGCCGAAGAGGCGCTGGGCCGCGCCAACATCACCGTGAACAAGAACGCGGTGCCCAACGACCCGCAGAAGCCCTTCGTGACCTCGGGCCTGCGCCTGGGCACGCCGGCCGTGACCACGCGTGGCTACACCGAGGCCGACTGCATCGAGCTGGCCGGCTGGATCTGCGACGTGCTGGACGCGCCGGCCGACGAGGCGGTCATCGCCGCGGTGCGCGACAAGGTCGTCGCCCAGTGTCGGCGCCTGCCGGTCTACGGCTGA
- a CDS encoding RcnB family protein: protein MNPIRTLGLATLALALGVAFAAPAEARDNHRRGHDRGHSSQDWRRGDDRREHRRDDRRRDYRQARRHDDRRHDRWHDRRHDRRDVRVVYAPPPRMVVRHRGPPPWARGHHYRHAGYAPTYVVHDYGPYGLRQPPRGHHWRRSDTGDFLLVAIATGIIADVIMGR from the coding sequence ATGAATCCGATCCGCACCCTTGGACTTGCCACCCTCGCGCTTGCGCTCGGAGTCGCCTTCGCGGCTCCGGCAGAGGCACGCGACAACCACCGTCGCGGCCATGACCGCGGCCATTCCAGCCAGGACTGGCGCCGCGGCGACGACCGCCGCGAGCACCGTCGCGATGATCGCCGCCGCGACTACCGCCAGGCGCGCCGCCATGACGACCGCCGGCATGACCGCTGGCATGACCGCCGCCACGACCGTCGCGACGTCCGCGTGGTCTATGCGCCACCGCCGCGCATGGTGGTGCGCCACCGCGGCCCGCCGCCGTGGGCACGCGGCCACCACTACCGCCACGCCGGCTATGCGCCCACCTACGTGGTCCACGACTACGGTCCCTACGGCCTGCGCCAGCCGCCGCGGGGCCACCACTGGCGCCGCAGCGACACCGGCGACTTCCTGCTCGTGGCCATCGCCACCGGGATCATCGCCGACGTGATCATGGGCCGCTGA